A genomic stretch from Coffea arabica cultivar ET-39 chromosome 10c, Coffea Arabica ET-39 HiFi, whole genome shotgun sequence includes:
- the LOC140015691 gene encoding wall-associated receptor kinase 5-like translates to MGFNRLILPMLLHLVIALMLSSASTLTSPTFSIARPGCQDHCGNVSIPFPFGITEGCYLNEKFFINCTNSSTSVPQPVLQNSTINVTDISLEGQVHLMHHIASDCYNENGNLSYKYLPSMRLSKRFTFNSTANKFIVVGCDAYGIVYGFGQDRSYATGCVPSCDYKEDVIDGSCSGIGCCRSDIPPGAWNITVNLTSYSNHIDVWNFNPCSHAFVVEEKAFNFSADNLTNISGDLSLPVVVDWTIEDGSCDVAQRNTTSYGCSGKNSHCYEPLKGLGYRCSCNQGYEGNPYLPDGCQDINECQDPTLHNCTKNSVCHNTLGNYTCPCLKGYHGDGRGGDGCSPDQINWSMIVSGVGIGTAILLFCCFYLCLELRKRRENRLKEEFFRKNGGLMLQQRLAQEGRNTNVARIFTLEELRKATNNFEETRIIGRGGYGTVFKGILVDHNSCTVAIKRSREVNENQVDQFINEVIMLSQVNSRNVVKLLGCCLETEVPLLVYEFIDNGTLAEHLSSTTKSHHLSWNIRLRIASEIAGVLSYLHSVASPPIIHRDIKSANILLDQNYTAKVTDFGISKLAPLDENQVSTMVQGTFGYLDPEYMLTGLLTEKSDVYSFGVVLIELLTSEKALSLDRVEEEKFLANYFISSLKSGHLVQVLDRNIMFDVSIELLKEVAMIAKSCLSIKGDDRPSMKNIARELEVLEIRAKQSPIQVSKIDFTDADASLFGMQSTKAHVDSGDSSCTHTESHSILEHMVVPIAGGR, encoded by the exons ATGGGCTTCAATCGTTTGATTTTACCGATGCTCTTGCATTTGGTAATTGCCTTGATGCTCTCTTCCGCTTCAACTTTGACATCCCCAACATTTTCTATAGCAAGGCCCGGCTGCCAAGATCATTGTGGAAATGTAAGCATTCCATTTCCATTCGGTATTACAGAAGGTTGTTACCTTAACGAAAAATTCTTTATCAACTGCACCAACTCTTCAACCTCTGTCCCTCAACCAGTCCTGCAAAACAGTACAATCAATGTCACAGATATATCTCTGGAAGGTCAGGTGCACCTTATGCACCATATAGCATCTGATTGCTATAATGAAAACGGAAATTTATCGTACAAATATTTACCATCGATGAGATTATCTAAACGCTTTACCTTCAATAGTACAGCTAACAAATTCATTGTCGTTGGCTGTGATGCCTACGGTATAGTTTATGGTTTTGGTCAAGACCGAAGCTACGCAACTGGATGTGTCCCTTCCTGTGATTATAAGGAAGATGTAATTGATGGCTCTTGTTCCGGCATCGGTTGCTGCCGGTCAGATATCCCACCAGGGGCATGGAATATTACTGTGAACTTGACCAGTTATAGTAACCACATCGACGTGTGGAATTTCAATCCTTGCAGCCACGCTTTTGTGGTTGAAGAGAAGGCTTTCAATTTTTCTGCAGATAACCTCACCAACATAAGCGGTGATTTAAGTCTTCCCGTCGTGGTCGATTGGACCATTGAGGACGGGTCATGTGACGTTGCCCAAAGAAACACGACCTCTTATGGATGCTCTGGTAAAAACAGTCACTGTTACGAACCTTTAAAGGGGTTGGGATACCGTTGTTCTTGCAATCAAGGATACGAAGGCAACCCATATCTTCCTGATGGTTGCCAAG ATATTAATGAATGCCAAGATCCAACTCTACACAATTGTACGAAGAATAGTGTTTGTCACAACACATTGGGCAACTACACATGTCCTTGTCTCAAAGGGTATCATGGTGATGGGAGAGGTGGAGATGGCTGCAGTCCTGACCAAATAAATTGGTCTATGATTGTTTCAG GTGTTGGCATAGGCACAGCAATTCTACTTTTCTGCTGCTTTTATTTGTGTTTGGAATTgaggaaaagaagggaaaacagATTGAAGGAGGAGTTTTTCCGgaaaaatggtggattaatgCTACAGCAACGACtggctcaagaaggaagaaacacaAATGTTGCTAGAATTTTCACTCTTGAAGAACTACGAAAGGCAACCAATAATTTCGAGGAAACTCGAATTATTGGTCGTGGAGGATACGGCACAGTTTTTAAAGGAATCTTAGTAGACCATAATTCTTGTACTGTTGCCATTAAGAGGTCCAGAGAAGTTAACGAAAATCAAGTTGATCAATTTATTAATGAGGTGATTATGCTTTCCCAAGTTAATAGTAGAAATGTCGTTAAACTTCTAGGATGTTGCTTAGAGACGGAAGTGCCATTACTTGTTTATGAGTTCATCGACAATGGTACTCTCGCCGAGCATTTAAGCAGCACAACAAAATCACATCATCTTTCTTGGAATATCCGATTAAGAATAGCATCAGAAATTGCTGGAGTTCTCTCATATTTGCACTCAGTAGCTTCACCACCGATTATCCATAGAGATATCAAATCGGCAAACATACTTCTAGATCAAAACTACACTGCAAAAGTCACAGACTTTGGAATATCAAAATTGGCTCCTTTAGATGAAAATCAAGTATCTACAATGGTGCAAGGAACATTTGGCTACTTGGACCCCGAGTACATGCTAACAGGATTGTTGACAGAGAAAAGTGATGTTTACAGCTTTGGGGTAGTTCTTATAGAGCTACTGACAAGTGAGAAGGCATTATCATTGGATAGAGTGGAGGAAGAGAAGTTTCTTGCGAATTACTTCATTTCTTCACTGAAAAGTGGTCACTTGGTCCAGGTTCTTGATCGCAACATTATGTTCGATGTAAGTATTGAGCTTTTGAAAGAAGTTGCAATGATTGCGAAATCTTGCTTGAGTATAAAAGGTGATGATAGACCATCTATGAAGAATATAGCAAGAGAACTTGAGGTATTGGAAATAAGAGCAAAGCAATCTCCAATTCAAGTTTCTAAGATTGATTTCACCGACGCTGATGCTTCCTTGTTTGGTATGCAATCAACAAAAGCACATGTCGACAGTGGTGATTCTAGCTGCACACATACTGAGAGTCATAGCATATTGGAGCATATGGTGGTTCCAATTGCTGGTGGGAGATGA
- the LOC140015662 gene encoding wall-associated receptor kinase 2-like has translation MGFNRLILPMLLHLVIALMLSSASTLTSPTFSIARPGCQDHCGNVSIPFPFGITEGCYLNEKFFINCINSSTSVPQPVLRNSTINVTDISLEGQVHLMQYIASDCYNENGNLSYKFLPWMRLSKRFTFNSTANKFIVVGCDAYGIVYGFGQHRSYATGCVPSCYYKEDVIDGSCSGIGCCRTDIPPGAWNITVNLTSYSNHIGVWNFNPCSHAFVVEEKAFNFSADNLTNLSVDLSLPVVADWTIEDGSCEVAQRNTTSYACSSKNSHCYEPFKGLGYRCSCDQGYEGNPYLPDDIDECQKEETNNCRFGELCINVEGGYNCSCPKGYLKKDDGKGREGCTKKSHQALVAGILAGVAVGTMVLLVVCSWCLYVSKKRKMMWLKEKFFRENGGLLLQKRLNGQEESSNSPRIFSARDLEKATNNFHEGNIIGQGGFGIVYKGRLIDNKEVAIKKSKTVDPNQIEQFINDTLFNHLHNKKRAREISWDIRLKIGAETAEALSYLHSAASPPIIHRDIKTTNILLDEEFTAKVSDFGASRLGLLDQDQLSTVVQGTRGYLDPEFFQTFQLTEKSDVYSFGVVLVELLTGKKPVCFNRSEGEISLSNHFLSSMKENRLFQILEDSVASDDNIDQLRQVAVLAERCLNVKGADRPSMKEAAMELVGLRITSKHTWTQGSQALNQEEIEPLIDHQEQSNPSRGGDIMLTTTYYSLQNQEIQPIAHGR, from the exons ATGGGCTTCAATCGTTTGATTTTACCGATGCTCTTGCATTTGGTAATTGCCTTGATGCTCTCTTCCGCTTCAACTTTGACATCCCCAACATTTTCTATAGCAAGGCCTGGCTGCCAAGATCATTGTGGAAATGTAAGCATTCCATTTCCATTCGGTATTACAGAAGGTTGTTACCTTAACGAAAAATTCTTTATCAACTGCATCAACTCTTCAACCTCTGTCCCTCAACCAGTTCTGCGCAACAGTACAATCAATGTCACAGATATATCTCTGGAAGGTCAGGTGCACCTTATGCAGTATATAGCATCTGATTGCTATAATGAAAACGGAAATTTATCGTACAAATTTTTACCATGGATGAGATTATCTAAACGCTTTACCTTCAACAGTACAGCTAATAAATTCATTGTCGTTGGCTGTGATGCCTACGGTATAGTTTATGGTTTTGGTCAACACCGGAGCTACGCAACTGGATGTGTCCCTTCCTGTTATTATAAGGAAGATGTAATTGATGGCTCTTGTTCTGGCATCGGTTGCTGCCGGACAGATATCCCACCAGGGGCATGGAATATTACTGTGAACTTGACCAGTTATAGTAACCACATCGGCGTGTGGAATTTCAATCCTTGCAGCCACGCTTTTGTGGTTGAAGAGAAGGCTTTCAATTTTTCTGCAGATAACCTCACCAACTTGAGCGTTGATTTAAGTCTTCCCGTCGTGGCCGATTGGACCATTGAGGACGGGTCATGTGAAGTTGCCCAAAGAAACACGACCTCTTATGCATGCTCTAGTAAAAACAGTCACTGTTACGAGCCTTTCAAGGGGTTGGGATACCGTTGTTCTTGCGATCAAGGATACGAAGGCAACCCATATCTTCCTGACG ATATTGATGAATGTCAAAAAGAAGAGACCAATAATTGCAGATTCGGAGAACTTTGCATAAACGTCGAAGGAGGCTACAATTGCTCTTGCCCGAAGGGGTACCTTAAGAAAGATGATGGAAAAGGGCGTGAAGGTTGCACTAAGAAAAGCCATCAAGCACTTGTGGCTGGTATTCTTGCAG GTGTTGCTGTGGGCACTATGGTTCTGCTAGTGGTCTGTTCTTGGTGCTTGTACgtgtccaagaaaagaaagatgatGTGGTTGAAGGAAAAATTCTTTCGAGAAAATGGAGGGCTACTCCTACAAAAGCGACTCAACGGACAAGAAGAATCCTCAAATAGCCCAAGAATTTTCAGTGCCAGAGATCTTGAGAAGGCAACAAACAACTTCCATGAAGGTAACATTATTGGTCAAGGAGGTTTTGGGATAGTCTACAAAGGTCGTCTAATAGACAACAAAGAAGTTGCTATCAAGAAGTCAAAAACAGTTGATCCCAACCAAATTGAGCAATTCATCAATGACACTCTTTTTAACCATTTACACAACAAGAAGCGGGCACGTGAAATTAGTTGGGACATCCGACTGAAAATAGGTGCAGAAACTGCAGAAGCCCTCTCATATTTGCACTCCGCTGCTTCACCTCCAATCATCCATAGGGACATAAAGACCACGAACATACTTCTGGATGAGGAATTTACAGCAAAAGTATCCGATTTCGGTGCTTCAAGATTGGGCCTTCTTGATCAAGATCAACTATCTACAGTGGTGCAAGGAACTCGAGGATATCTGGACCCTGAATTCTTCCAAACATTTCAGTTGACAGAGAAAAGTGATGTTTATAGCTTTGGAGTCGTTCTTGTGGAGCTACTAACAGGGAAAAAGCCCGTATGCTTCAATAGATCAGAGGGTGAGATAAGTTTAAGCAATCATTTCCTTTCTTCGATGAAAGAAAATCGACTGTTTCAAATTCTTGAAGATTCTGTCGCGTCTGATGATAATATTGACCAATTGAGACAAGTTGCTGTGCTTGCCGAACGATGCCTAAATGTAAAAGGCGCCGACAGGCCTTCCATGAAAGAAGCAGCAATGGAACTGGTAGGGTTGCGAATCACATCAAAGCATACTTGGACTCAAGGTTCTCAAGCTTTAAACCAAGAAGAGATTGAGCCCCTGATTGATCATCAAGAACAATCCAATCCCTCCCGTGGCGGTGATATTATGTTGACAACTACATATTATAGcctccaaaatcaagaaatacaGCCAATTGCCCATGGGAGATGA